From Alteromonas australica, one genomic window encodes:
- a CDS encoding XrtA/PEP-CTERM system exopolysaccharide export protein has product MFRFKKPVHLYISIIVILLSGCSNTSTLPQATTRPSMTTNVNEYQYLIGPGDSLTIFVWRNPEISGQFIVRPDGKVTTSLVEDIDVAGKTPTDLARQIEEQLSTYINNPRVTVSVNNFTGPLSEQVRVIGEATNPSAVNYTEHMTLLDLMIAVGGLTEFADGNNAKLVRVVDGKQTTYEVNIDDLIRDGDIAENVDMLPGDIVIIPEAWF; this is encoded by the coding sequence ATGTTCCGTTTTAAAAAACCGGTTCATCTATACATTAGTATAATCGTTATACTTTTATCAGGATGCAGTAACACCTCTACTTTGCCACAGGCAACCACTCGCCCTTCTATGACAACCAATGTGAATGAGTATCAGTACTTGATTGGTCCTGGTGATTCACTCACTATTTTTGTTTGGCGAAACCCTGAAATTTCAGGCCAATTTATTGTTCGCCCTGATGGTAAGGTGACCACATCATTAGTTGAAGATATTGATGTAGCAGGCAAAACCCCCACCGATCTTGCCCGTCAAATAGAAGAACAGCTTTCAACTTACATCAATAATCCCCGTGTCACCGTAAGTGTCAATAACTTTACCGGCCCTCTAAGCGAACAGGTCAGAGTGATAGGTGAAGCTACCAACCCGAGCGCAGTGAATTATACTGAACATATGACGTTACTCGATTTGATGATTGCAGTCGGTGGGCTTACCGAGTTCGCTGATGGTAACAATGCTAAATTAGTGCGCGTGGTAGATGGTAAACAAACGACATACGAAGTTAACATAGATGATTTAATACGCGACGGCGACATTGCAGAAAATGTGGATATGTTGCCTGGCGATATCGTGATTATTCCAGAAGCCTGGTTCTAA
- a CDS encoding XrtA system polysaccharide chain length determinant — translation MQDLQQTLVQILDYVKGIWIKKRYVMLFSWLICPIGFIYVATLPDQYASRAQVFVDTRSVLQPLLRGLAIQTNPDQEIQMMAKTLLSRSNVEIIARESDLDIAAQTEAQFEGIVSELVNSIRLSSTGRDNIYNISYENKDAIVAQKVVKETLDLFVEGALGNNRRDTDTAGKFLEEQIAEYESRLSEAEQRVADFKRQYNDILPLSGTYYAQLQRLQGELEDTQLQIKQTKQQIDSLKSQMAQKKSSDSFGVTNANEPVLRTRYDDRIRGLEEQLDTLKLRFTDKHPDVIETKALLESLEAARTKEIDAFLNESDEDGTQPLNDLNREIKLEVSRYQSNLAALEVKETDVKAKIARLESKVDLIPQIEAENTALNRDYAITKGKYEELLSRKEAADLSRRAEVSSEELQFRIIEPPLVPKRPSGPNRLILYTAVLIIGFGSGIGVAFLVSQLNPILIRPKQLLQIADYPIWGTVTHLDLSEIKRKNRNRLLIFLLSSGSIVAMYAVLAAAEILNIHLLGGLL, via the coding sequence ATGCAGGATTTACAGCAAACGCTTGTACAAATACTCGATTACGTTAAAGGTATTTGGATAAAGAAGCGTTACGTCATGTTATTTTCATGGCTCATTTGCCCTATTGGTTTTATTTACGTTGCCACTTTGCCCGACCAGTATGCGTCAAGAGCACAGGTATTTGTAGACACTCGCTCGGTATTGCAGCCCTTATTGAGAGGGTTAGCCATACAAACAAACCCTGACCAAGAAATTCAGATGATGGCTAAAACACTGCTGAGTAGAAGTAATGTTGAGATTATCGCCCGTGAAAGTGACTTAGACATTGCAGCGCAAACCGAGGCGCAGTTTGAGGGCATTGTAAGCGAATTGGTGAATAGTATTAGATTGAGTTCCACTGGGCGCGATAACATTTACAATATTTCGTATGAAAACAAAGATGCCATCGTGGCACAAAAGGTGGTTAAAGAAACGTTAGATTTGTTTGTTGAAGGTGCACTAGGCAACAACAGGCGCGATACCGATACCGCGGGAAAGTTTCTTGAAGAGCAAATCGCTGAATACGAATCTCGATTATCGGAAGCAGAACAAAGAGTTGCTGACTTTAAGCGCCAATATAATGATATTTTGCCGTTATCGGGAACCTACTACGCACAACTCCAACGGCTGCAGGGAGAGTTAGAAGACACACAGCTGCAAATAAAACAAACTAAGCAGCAGATAGACTCCTTAAAGTCACAAATGGCGCAGAAGAAATCCTCTGATAGTTTTGGGGTCACTAACGCTAATGAACCTGTGCTGCGTACGCGCTATGACGATAGAATCAGAGGCTTAGAAGAGCAGCTTGACACCCTAAAATTGCGCTTTACGGATAAACACCCGGATGTCATTGAAACCAAAGCGTTACTCGAAAGTTTAGAAGCAGCACGTACCAAAGAGATTGATGCATTTCTCAATGAAAGCGATGAAGATGGTACGCAACCATTGAACGATTTAAACAGAGAAATTAAGTTAGAAGTCAGCCGATACCAAAGTAATTTAGCGGCGTTAGAAGTGAAAGAAACTGACGTTAAAGCCAAGATTGCTCGCTTAGAATCCAAGGTGGACCTTATTCCGCAAATTGAGGCTGAAAATACCGCGCTGAATCGCGACTATGCAATTACTAAAGGTAAATATGAAGAGTTGCTATCGCGCAAAGAAGCAGCGGATCTTTCTCGACGCGCAGAAGTTTCCTCTGAAGAATTACAGTTTAGAATTATAGAGCCGCCTTTAGTGCCCAAGCGACCTTCTGGCCCAAATCGGTTAATACTTTATACTGCTGTATTAATTATTGGCTTTGGTTCTGGTATCGGTGTGGCATTCTTAGTCAGTCAGTTAAACCCGATTTTAATTAGGCCGAAACAACTACTCCAGATAGCCGACTACCCTATTTGGGGAACAGTGACGCATTTAGACCTAAGTGAAATAAAACGTAAAAACAGAAATCGCTTACTGATATTCTTATTGTCATCAGGCTCCATCGTCGCCATGTATGCGGTTCTAGCAGCAGCCGAAATACTGAACATCCACCTCTTAGGAGGTTTATTGTAA